The Devosia sp. A16 genome includes a window with the following:
- a CDS encoding ABC transporter ATP-binding protein, giving the protein MTAGTRAEPLLKIDNLVKHYGVRGGRKPAIQAVNGISLALRAGETLGLVGESGCGKSTTGRCIIGLEQPTGGRIVFDGKPIEHGRRAALTAMWRDMQYVFQDPFASLNPLMTVFAILSEPLRLSGMKAAEAQARVAELMRLVGLAPEHGNRFPHEFSGGQRQRIGIARALALNPKLLILDEPVSALDVSIQAQVINLLEDLQDQLGLAYLFIAHDLSVVSHICDRIAVMYLGRIVEVGTREEIFDRPQHPYTQALLSAVPIDDPDLRGRRKRIVLQGDPPSPADPPSGCAFRTRCWKATDICAQAVPALEPKPQARQAVACHHAGALTAEPA; this is encoded by the coding sequence ATGACGGCCGGGACGCGAGCAGAGCCGCTGCTCAAGATCGACAACCTGGTGAAGCATTATGGCGTGCGGGGCGGCAGGAAGCCGGCGATCCAGGCGGTCAACGGCATCAGCCTGGCCCTCAGGGCCGGCGAGACACTCGGGCTGGTGGGGGAATCCGGTTGCGGCAAATCCACCACCGGGCGCTGCATCATTGGGCTCGAGCAGCCGACCGGTGGGCGGATCGTCTTCGACGGCAAGCCGATCGAGCATGGCCGGCGGGCGGCGCTCACCGCGATGTGGCGCGACATGCAGTACGTGTTCCAGGACCCGTTCGCCTCGCTCAACCCGCTGATGACGGTGTTTGCCATCCTGTCCGAGCCGCTGCGGCTTTCGGGGATGAAGGCTGCCGAGGCCCAGGCGCGGGTCGCCGAGCTGATGCGACTGGTCGGGCTGGCGCCCGAGCACGGCAACCGCTTTCCGCATGAGTTCTCGGGTGGCCAGCGCCAGCGCATCGGCATCGCCCGGGCTCTGGCGCTCAACCCGAAACTGCTGATCCTCGACGAGCCGGTTTCGGCGCTCGACGTCTCGATCCAGGCGCAGGTGATCAACCTGCTCGAAGACCTGCAGGACCAGCTCGGGCTCGCCTATCTGTTCATCGCGCATGATCTCTCGGTGGTCAGCCATATCTGCGACCGCATCGCGGTGATGTATCTGGGGCGGATCGTCGAGGTCGGTACGCGCGAGGAGATCTTCGACCGACCGCAGCACCCCTACACCCAGGCGCTGCTCAGCGCCGTGCCGATCGATGACCCCGACCTGCGCGGCAGGCGCAAGCGCATCGTGCTGCAAGGCGATCCGCCCAGTCCCGCCGACCCGCCATCGGGCTGCGCGTTCCGCACCCGCTGCTGGAAAGCCACCGATATCTGCGCACAAGCGGTGCCGGCGCTGGAGCCGAAACCTCAGGCCAGGCAGGCGGTGGCCTGCCACCATGCCGGCGCGCTTACGGCGGAGCCCGCATGA
- a CDS encoding S1C family serine protease yields the protein MSFPELEALSASLAALTASVASRIVAIQGRDGRELSGFIWRTGLAVSADEVLEGDDDVAVLGADGKPATAQIIGRDPSTDVVLLKLETAEFADWSHAAQPAPGSLAVLVGRGEESVLSGLASVTEVGAPWRSMRGGDIDARITLGLRLSPRSEGGAVVAPDGSLIGMAVTGARRRTIAIPASTIARSVATLSEKGYIPRGWLGVSLHPLAESGGAIVVGLEPASPAADGGFLVGDIITTWGGDQVRSVSDVADRLSGGTVGKTISLGVQRGGSALELEITIGERPRN from the coding sequence ATGTCCTTCCCCGAACTCGAGGCACTTTCCGCTTCCCTCGCGGCGCTCACCGCCAGCGTCGCCTCCCGCATCGTCGCCATTCAGGGCCGCGATGGCCGCGAACTCTCGGGCTTCATCTGGCGCACCGGGCTGGCCGTCAGTGCCGACGAGGTACTCGAAGGCGACGACGACGTTGCTGTGCTGGGCGCTGACGGCAAGCCCGCGACTGCGCAGATCATCGGCCGCGATCCCAGTACCGACGTTGTGCTGCTCAAACTCGAAACGGCCGAGTTTGCCGACTGGTCCCATGCGGCGCAGCCGGCGCCAGGCTCGCTGGCAGTGCTGGTCGGACGCGGGGAGGAGTCGGTGCTCTCCGGCCTCGCCTCGGTGACCGAAGTCGGCGCCCCCTGGCGCAGCATGCGCGGCGGCGACATCGATGCACGGATCACGCTCGGCCTTCGCCTCTCGCCGCGCAGCGAAGGGGGCGCCGTGGTGGCGCCTGATGGCAGCCTCATCGGCATGGCGGTCACCGGCGCTCGCCGCCGTACCATCGCCATTCCTGCTTCCACCATCGCCCGTTCGGTGGCAACGCTGAGCGAAAAGGGCTATATTCCCCGCGGTTGGCTGGGCGTCAGCCTCCATCCGCTCGCCGAGTCTGGCGGCGCGATCGTCGTCGGACTCGAGCCGGCGAGCCCGGCTGCCGACGGGGGCTTCCTTGTTGGCGACATAATCACCACATGGGGTGGAGACCAGGTCCGCTCGGTCAGCGATGTCGCCGATCGCCTGAGCGGCGGAACCGTCGGCAAGACTATCAGTTTGGGAGTGCAACGCGGTGGCAGTGCATTGGAACTCGAGATCACTATCGGCGAACGCCCGCGGAACTGA
- the coaA gene encoding type I pantothenate kinase, translating to MTRTAELSPYHHFSKAEWVALRADEPMTLSAEDVLRLRALADPISLQEAEQVYLPLARLLSLYVEAIQGLHLVSQRFLNTGAPKVPFIIGVAGSVAVGKSTTARILRALLQRWPSSPKVDLVTTDGFLHPNAVLMERGLMRRKGFPESFDRAGLVAFLAAVKSGRPALEVPVYSHLVYDVVPGEHLRVDQPDILIVEGLNILQPGAPGKAGAPILYASDFIDFSIYIDADPADLEAWYLERFFRLRETAFRNPDSFFKRYADMSEEEAGRFGLDNWRSINLPNLVDNIAPTRTRADLVLKKGSDHLVAEVLLRMV from the coding sequence ATGACGCGGACCGCCGAGCTCTCGCCCTACCACCATTTCAGCAAGGCGGAATGGGTGGCGCTGCGCGCCGACGAACCGATGACGCTGAGCGCCGAAGACGTGCTGCGGCTGCGCGCCCTTGCCGACCCGATCTCGCTTCAGGAAGCCGAGCAGGTCTACCTGCCGCTGGCCCGCCTGCTCTCGCTCTATGTCGAGGCGATCCAGGGGCTGCACCTTGTGTCGCAGCGCTTCCTCAATACGGGCGCGCCCAAGGTACCGTTCATCATCGGAGTGGCAGGTTCTGTGGCGGTGGGCAAATCCACCACGGCGCGCATCCTCAGGGCCCTGCTGCAGCGCTGGCCGTCGAGCCCGAAGGTCGACCTCGTCACCACCGACGGCTTCCTTCACCCCAATGCCGTGCTGATGGAACGCGGGCTGATGCGGCGCAAGGGCTTTCCGGAAAGCTTCGACCGGGCGGGGCTCGTAGCTTTTCTCGCCGCGGTGAAATCGGGGAGGCCGGCGCTGGAGGTGCCGGTCTACTCGCACCTCGTCTATGACGTGGTGCCGGGAGAGCACCTGCGCGTCGACCAGCCCGACATCCTGATTGTCGAGGGGCTCAACATCCTGCAGCCGGGTGCACCCGGCAAGGCGGGCGCGCCGATCCTCTACGCCTCGGATTTCATCGACTTCTCGATCTATATCGACGCCGACCCGGCAGACCTCGAAGCCTGGTATCTCGAGCGCTTCTTCCGGCTGAGGGAAACGGCGTTCCGCAACCCGGACTCATTCTTCAAACGCTATGCCGACATGAGTGAGGAGGAGGCCGGCAGGTTCGGGCTCGACAACTGGCGCTCGATCAACCTGCCCAACCTCGTGGACAATATTGCGCCGACCCGGACGCGGGCCGACCTGGTCCTCAAGAAGGGCAGCGACCACTTGGTCGCCGAGGTGCTGCTGCGCATGGTGTAG
- a CDS encoding N-acetylglucosamine kinase encodes MNKALLAIDVGGSTSRATLVDHAGRCLGQGRNRGGNPASNTPDQAASAIISAVEAAVAEAGAPLDIELALIALAGPRAHVAQDRLEQAFRANGLTGPLLFAGDLEALLASVTAARDGYCIVAGTGAGAVRIRNGAIEAVVDAAGWLLGDLGSGYWLGHHAAIAVTADLEGRGEKTAMTAALLGAFGITYSDEKAFTGRQLCLQQFVDAIYKLRPIELARFAPLVIANRTDKVAAALLAQSEAYLLADFKMIFDPGMPGPVALGGGIAPHLLTLPAALSEVIRAAGHTPDVRIAGDGSVGAVVLAMRAIGLTVDDTRVAAVTASIAARAAVSA; translated from the coding sequence ATGAACAAGGCGTTGCTCGCCATCGATGTGGGCGGATCCACATCGCGCGCTACCCTGGTCGACCATGCCGGCCGCTGTCTCGGCCAGGGCCGCAATCGCGGCGGCAATCCGGCCTCCAACACCCCGGATCAGGCAGCCTCCGCCATCATCTCGGCCGTTGAGGCCGCCGTGGCCGAAGCCGGCGCGCCGCTCGACATCGAGCTGGCGCTGATCGCGCTCGCCGGCCCGCGCGCCCATGTGGCGCAGGATCGGCTGGAGCAGGCGTTTCGCGCCAATGGGCTTACCGGCCCGCTGCTGTTCGCCGGCGACCTCGAGGCCCTGCTTGCCTCGGTGACTGCCGCGCGCGACGGCTACTGCATCGTGGCGGGCACCGGCGCCGGCGCGGTGCGGATCCGCAATGGGGCTATCGAAGCGGTGGTCGATGCGGCCGGCTGGCTGCTGGGCGATCTCGGCTCGGGCTACTGGCTCGGCCATCACGCCGCCATCGCGGTGACCGCCGACCTCGAGGGCCGGGGCGAGAAAACTGCGATGACGGCAGCGCTACTCGGCGCCTTCGGCATCACCTATTCCGACGAGAAGGCCTTTACCGGCCGTCAGCTCTGCCTGCAACAGTTCGTCGATGCGATCTACAAGCTTCGCCCGATCGAGTTGGCCCGCTTCGCGCCGCTGGTCATCGCCAATCGCACCGACAAGGTAGCGGCGGCGCTGCTGGCGCAATCGGAGGCCTACCTCCTTGCCGACTTCAAGATGATCTTCGATCCCGGGATGCCCGGCCCGGTGGCGCTGGGTGGCGGTATCGCCCCGCATCTGCTGACCCTGCCGGCCGCGCTGTCCGAAGTCATCCGCGCCGCCGGCCACACCCCCGATGTCCGCATCGCCGGCGACGGCTCGGTCGGCGCCGTGGTGCTGGCGATGCGCGCCATCGGCCTCACGGTGGATGATACCAGGGTGGCGGCGGTGACCGCGTCGATAGCGGCGCGTGCGGCGGTTTCGGCCTAG
- a CDS encoding helix-turn-helix transcriptional regulator — MLHTLIAGRHDLYEADAEEAAVTITDRPAALGGVTGAHRVLRVGADEARRNAIDSLDPGLILAAAMLIGAGYALERETVERAGNERLPASLLPRLSQRERQVAELLVDGASNKVIARALDISVHTAKFHVTAILEKLGARNRADAVSIILREGLVAI; from the coding sequence GTGCTGCACACCCTGATCGCCGGGCGTCACGATCTCTACGAAGCCGACGCTGAGGAGGCGGCGGTCACCATTACCGATCGCCCGGCTGCGCTGGGCGGGGTCACCGGCGCGCACCGGGTGCTGCGCGTCGGCGCCGACGAAGCGCGCCGCAATGCCATCGACAGCCTCGATCCCGGCCTGATCCTCGCCGCCGCCATGCTGATCGGCGCCGGCTACGCGCTGGAGCGCGAGACGGTCGAACGCGCCGGCAACGAGCGGTTGCCCGCCTCACTCTTGCCCAGGCTCAGCCAGCGCGAACGCCAGGTAGCGGAGCTGCTGGTCGACGGCGCTTCCAACAAGGTGATCGCCCGGGCGCTCGACATCTCGGTGCACACCGCCAAGTTCCACGTCACCGCCATCCTCGAAAAGCTCGGTGCCCGCAACCGCGCCGACGCAGTGTCGATCATCCTGCGCGAGGGCCTGGTCGCGATTTAG
- the coaBC gene encoding bifunctional phosphopantothenoylcysteine decarboxylase/phosphopantothenate--cysteine ligase CoaBC has product MKLQNRRVLLIIGGGIAAYKVLELIRRLRDEGARVRCVMTAAAIEFVTPLSVATLSADRVFTDLFDRNDEHDVGHIRLSREADLIVVAPATADLMAKAATGAANDLATAVLLASDKPVLMAPAMNPRMWAAAPTRRNHATLLGDGVEFVGPKSGAMAEAGEAGEGRMAEPAEILAAVIDRLGRAGPLSGRRFIVTSGPTHEPIDPVRYIANRSSGKQGHAIAAALARLGAEVQLITGPVTIADPQGVRTTHVETARQMLAAVEDALPADGAVFVAAVADWRVDSVATDKIKKQPGAETAPSLSMVENPDILATVGHHAQRPRIVVGFAAETRDVVANGELKLRRKGADLIVANDVSAAGGAMGGDRNRVTLLSKDGAEAWPELDKLEVAERLAQVIAARLAAGPTR; this is encoded by the coding sequence ATGAAACTGCAAAACCGGCGGGTGCTGCTGATCATCGGCGGCGGCATCGCTGCCTACAAGGTGCTGGAGCTGATCCGGCGGCTGCGCGACGAAGGCGCAAGAGTGCGCTGCGTGATGACGGCGGCGGCGATCGAGTTCGTGACGCCCTTATCCGTCGCGACGCTCAGTGCCGACCGGGTGTTCACCGACCTGTTCGACCGCAATGACGAGCACGATGTCGGCCATATCCGGCTGTCGCGCGAGGCCGACCTGATCGTGGTGGCGCCAGCGACGGCCGACCTGATGGCGAAGGCCGCGACCGGCGCCGCGAACGACCTCGCCACCGCCGTGCTGCTGGCCTCCGACAAGCCGGTGCTGATGGCGCCGGCGATGAACCCGCGGATGTGGGCGGCGGCGCCGACACGGCGGAACCATGCCACCCTGCTCGGCGACGGCGTGGAGTTTGTCGGGCCGAAATCCGGCGCGATGGCGGAAGCGGGCGAGGCGGGCGAAGGCCGCATGGCCGAGCCGGCGGAGATCCTCGCGGCGGTGATCGACAGGCTTGGCCGCGCCGGGCCCCTCAGCGGGCGGCGCTTCATCGTCACCTCCGGCCCCACGCATGAGCCGATCGATCCGGTGCGCTACATCGCCAATCGCTCGTCCGGCAAGCAGGGCCACGCCATCGCCGCAGCGCTGGCGAGGTTGGGGGCCGAGGTGCAGTTGATCACCGGGCCGGTGACGATCGCCGATCCGCAGGGGGTCAGGACGACCCATGTCGAGACGGCGCGCCAGATGCTGGCTGCGGTCGAAGACGCCCTGCCGGCCGATGGCGCGGTGTTCGTCGCGGCGGTGGCCGACTGGCGGGTCGACAGCGTCGCGACGGACAAGATCAAGAAACAACCTGGAGCCGAGACCGCGCCGAGCCTGAGCATGGTCGAGAACCCTGACATTCTCGCGACGGTCGGGCACCATGCGCAGCGGCCCCGCATCGTCGTGGGCTTCGCGGCAGAGACGCGCGACGTGGTGGCCAATGGCGAGTTGAAGCTCAGGCGAAAAGGCGCCGACCTGATCGTCGCCAACGACGTCTCGGCCGCCGGCGGCGCCATGGGCGGGGATCGCAACAGGGTGACACTGCTGAGCAAAGACGGTGCCGAGGCTTGGCCCGAGCTGGACAAGCTCGAAGTGGCTGAGCGGCTGGCGCAGGTGATTGCGGCGCGGTTGGCGGCAGGACCGACCCGCTGA
- a CDS encoding ABC transporter substrate-binding protein, with translation MNILDSRLGRGLFKLALTSLFLVAAGLSPAAAQSAAEGGTMVFAHEQEPGSLNILHPSAGGGAASATGGLFNVGTYRFPPGSDPVPFIISKEAEITNDPFTVTYTIRDDAVWNDGTPITAADYAFTYETIVNPDWTIANRRPYDLITGYEIISDKVIRFDFSQPYAYYQQMFPLLLPKHDLEGKDWDTAWRDGPGVTNGAFKFEAWQKGQQISFVKNEHYWADGPKLDRIVIRFVPETNTLLELLRSGEIDASDPQPQPQIISAVAGLDGMKVNARSGLVTEFMRFNLKTPGLDKAFVRQAIGMGIDRVALVENLMGPIDPEAKPTQSLFFEPTSPYYKPNFSSLDYDPAGAIALLEQNGCVRGADTVFECDGVRLEFGYLSTSGNERRELTFEIVQSFLAEVGIKVNADFAPAAIQFGTRLPEGDFQIISHGGPYNDAKEILTVYGCDSPTNTTGYCNPEADKLANQALQTPDAAARAELMNQYEAIIAKDVALIPYFGLPRMVVYNSKRVEGFNVSPAQDGSVSIGGWYWNWNSHEFHRVQ, from the coding sequence ATGAACATACTCGACAGCCGCCTTGGCCGCGGCTTGTTCAAACTTGCCCTGACGTCACTATTTCTGGTTGCGGCAGGACTGTCGCCGGCAGCCGCCCAGAGCGCGGCGGAAGGCGGCACGATGGTCTTCGCCCACGAGCAGGAACCGGGCAGCCTCAACATCCTGCACCCGAGCGCCGGCGGCGGCGCCGCCTCGGCGACCGGTGGCCTGTTCAACGTCGGGACCTACCGCTTTCCGCCGGGCAGCGATCCGGTGCCGTTCATCATTTCGAAGGAAGCCGAGATCACCAACGACCCGTTCACGGTGACCTATACGATCCGCGACGACGCGGTGTGGAACGACGGCACGCCGATCACGGCGGCAGACTATGCCTTTACCTACGAGACCATCGTCAACCCGGATTGGACCATCGCCAACCGCCGGCCCTACGACCTGATCACCGGCTACGAGATCATCAGCGACAAGGTGATCCGCTTCGATTTCAGCCAGCCCTATGCCTATTACCAGCAGATGTTCCCGCTGCTGCTGCCCAAGCACGATCTCGAGGGCAAGGACTGGGACACCGCCTGGCGCGACGGGCCGGGCGTCACCAATGGCGCCTTCAAGTTCGAGGCGTGGCAGAAGGGCCAGCAGATCTCGTTCGTCAAGAATGAGCACTACTGGGCCGATGGCCCCAAGCTCGACCGCATCGTCATCCGCTTCGTGCCGGAAACCAACACGTTGCTCGAACTGCTGCGCTCGGGCGAGATCGATGCCTCCGACCCGCAGCCGCAACCGCAGATCATCAGTGCGGTGGCCGGGCTCGACGGCATGAAGGTCAATGCCCGCTCCGGCCTCGTCACCGAGTTCATGCGCTTCAACCTGAAGACGCCGGGCCTCGACAAGGCGTTCGTCCGCCAGGCTATCGGCATGGGTATCGACCGCGTGGCGCTGGTCGAAAACCTGATGGGACCGATCGACCCCGAGGCCAAGCCGACCCAGAGCCTGTTCTTCGAGCCGACCAGCCCCTACTACAAGCCCAACTTTTCGAGCCTCGATTACGACCCGGCCGGGGCTATCGCGCTGCTCGAACAGAATGGTTGCGTGCGCGGCGCCGATACGGTGTTCGAGTGCGACGGGGTGCGGCTGGAGTTCGGCTATCTCAGCACCTCGGGCAACGAGCGGCGCGAACTCACCTTCGAGATCGTGCAGTCGTTCCTCGCCGAGGTCGGCATCAAGGTGAACGCCGACTTCGCCCCGGCGGCGATCCAGTTCGGCACCCGCCTGCCGGAAGGCGACTTCCAGATCATCAGCCATGGCGGCCCCTACAACGACGCCAAGGAAATCCTCACGGTCTATGGCTGCGACTCGCCGACCAACACCACCGGCTATTGCAACCCCGAGGCCGATAAGCTCGCCAACCAGGCCCTGCAGACGCCGGATGCCGCGGCCCGGGCCGAGCTGATGAACCAGTACGAAGCGATCATCGCCAAAGACGTGGCGCTGATCCCGTATTTCGGCCTGCCGCGCATGGTGGTCTACAACTCCAAGCGCGTCGAAGGCTTCAATGTCAGCCCGGCGCAGGATGGCAGCGTGTCGATCGGCGGCTGGTACTGGAACTGGAACTCGCACGAGTTCCACCGGGTGCAGTAA
- a CDS encoding Crp/Fnr family transcriptional regulator, which yields MASLLTLTYSSPTLDVAKGEELVTQGTPGRDLYVLESGKFVVERNGVAIATIEHADAMIGEMSVLLGRPHSATVRAERDSKVRVVRDAMRILEKHPELALRIAQLQSQRLDATSALLVELNHEHVDRPAERNLIGRIFATLMAPGKDPGAH from the coding sequence ATGGCCAGCCTGCTGACGCTCACTTACTCGTCGCCGACGCTCGATGTCGCCAAGGGCGAAGAGCTGGTCACCCAAGGGACGCCCGGGCGAGACCTCTACGTGCTGGAAAGCGGCAAGTTCGTGGTCGAACGCAACGGCGTGGCGATCGCGACCATCGAGCATGCCGATGCAATGATCGGCGAGATGTCGGTGCTGCTGGGTCGGCCGCATAGCGCCACGGTCAGGGCCGAGCGCGACAGCAAGGTGCGAGTGGTGCGCGACGCCATGCGCATCCTCGAAAAGCACCCGGAACTGGCGCTCCGGATCGCGCAGCTGCAGAGCCAGCGACTCGACGCCACCTCGGCGCTGCTGGTGGAGCTCAATCACGAGCATGTCGACAGGCCGGCCGAACGGAACCTGATCGGGCGAATTTTTGCGACGCTGATGGCGCCGGGGAAAGACCCGGGCGCGCATTAA
- a CDS encoding ABC transporter permease, whose product MRFVFQRLAFSLVVLFVATIIIFFGISAIGDPLGEIRSQPGISHEALQRLIDKKHLDDPLIIQYGYWLRDLLFNQFGTDLLFDRPIWPELSRALGTTLQVVLAAEVLAILVAVVIGTLAARYQYSLFDYGTTLASFIGYAIPVFWLALILQILTVNFYEATGIRIFYISGLSSDDAGTGFAWLVDRIQHLVLPVLVLSIASIASHSRYVRASMLEVINSDYVRTARAKGVNERTILLRHSLRNATLPLVTVIGVSIGHLFNGTILIETIFSMPGMGLYFFNALNTRDTYSLMAWLVVTSAVMLLMNLITDLLYGVLDPRINK is encoded by the coding sequence ATGCGGTTTGTGTTCCAGCGTCTCGCGTTCAGCCTCGTGGTGCTGTTCGTCGCGACCATCATCATCTTCTTCGGCATCTCGGCGATCGGCGATCCGCTGGGCGAAATCCGCTCGCAGCCCGGCATCAGCCATGAGGCGTTGCAGCGGCTGATCGACAAGAAGCACCTCGATGACCCGCTGATCATCCAGTACGGCTACTGGTTGCGCGACCTGCTGTTCAACCAGTTCGGCACCGACCTGCTGTTCGACCGACCGATCTGGCCGGAACTGAGCCGGGCGCTGGGCACGACGCTGCAGGTGGTACTGGCGGCCGAAGTCCTCGCGATCCTCGTCGCCGTCGTCATCGGCACGCTCGCCGCACGCTACCAGTATTCGCTGTTCGATTACGGCACGACGCTTGCGAGCTTCATCGGCTACGCCATCCCGGTGTTCTGGCTGGCGCTGATCCTGCAGATCCTCACGGTCAATTTCTACGAAGCCACCGGCATCCGTATCTTCTATATTTCTGGGCTCAGTTCCGACGATGCGGGGACCGGCTTTGCCTGGCTGGTCGATCGAATCCAGCATCTAGTACTGCCGGTGCTGGTGCTGTCGATCGCCTCGATCGCCTCGCACAGCCGCTATGTCCGTGCCTCGATGCTCGAGGTGATCAACTCGGACTATGTGCGCACTGCGCGCGCCAAGGGCGTCAACGAGCGCACGATCCTGCTGCGGCATAGCCTGAGGAACGCCACGCTGCCGCTGGTCACGGTGATCGGGGTCAGCATCGGCCACCTGTTCAACGGCACCATCCTGATCGAGACGATCTTCTCGATGCCGGGGATGGGCCTCTACTTCTTCAACGCACTCAACACCCGCGACACCTACTCGCTGATGGCGTGGCTGGTGGTCACGTCGGCGGTGATGCTGCTGATGAACCTGATCACCGACCTGCTCTATGGCGTACTCGACCCGAGGATCAACAAATGA
- a CDS encoding ABC transporter permease has translation MTDHGVAASAGDREGLDVTVRSQFRLALGRFLRHRVAMASLVILAVIIVVAFSAEVITPYSFDGMNLRAARLPPTLEGGHLFGTDKLGRDYFTRVLYGARTSIFVALVVALLSTLIGTLIGATAGYFGGWIDDVFMRFTDLVLILPGLALLMILIAFIGEGSPLQIAIILSSLMWTLIARVVRAQILSMRTREFVEAATLSGASAWRVIWRHMLPNMLGPIIVNATLTVSSAILIESALSFIGFGVKPPTPALGQLISDGRGAMQTQWWLVTFPGLVIIAICLTINFIGDGLRDALDARQAQRS, from the coding sequence ATGACCGATCACGGCGTGGCGGCATCGGCCGGCGATCGCGAAGGCCTCGACGTCACGGTGCGCTCGCAGTTCCGGCTGGCGCTAGGCCGGTTCCTGCGCCACCGGGTGGCGATGGCGAGCCTCGTCATCCTGGCAGTCATCATCGTCGTCGCGTTCTCAGCCGAAGTGATCACGCCCTACAGTTTCGACGGGATGAACCTGCGCGCGGCGCGCCTGCCGCCGACGCTCGAGGGCGGACACCTGTTCGGCACCGACAAGCTGGGGCGCGACTACTTCACCCGCGTGCTGTACGGCGCCCGCACGTCGATTTTCGTCGCCCTGGTGGTGGCGCTGCTGTCGACGCTGATCGGCACGCTGATCGGCGCCACTGCCGGCTATTTCGGCGGCTGGATCGACGATGTGTTCATGCGCTTCACCGACCTGGTGCTGATCCTGCCGGGGCTGGCGCTGCTGATGATCCTCATCGCCTTCATCGGCGAGGGCTCGCCGCTGCAGATCGCCATCATCCTCTCGTCGCTGATGTGGACGCTGATCGCCCGGGTGGTGCGGGCGCAGATCCTATCGATGCGCACCCGTGAGTTCGTCGAAGCAGCGACGCTGTCGGGGGCTTCGGCCTGGCGGGTGATCTGGCGGCACATGCTGCCCAACATGCTGGGACCGATCATCGTCAACGCCACGCTGACGGTTTCGTCGGCCATCCTGATCGAGTCGGCGCTATCATTCATCGGCTTCGGGGTGAAGCCCCCTACCCCGGCGCTGGGCCAGCTGATCTCGGACGGCCGCGGGGCAATGCAGACGCAGTGGTGGCTGGTGACCTTCCCGGGGCTGGTGATCATCGCCATCTGCCTCACCATCAACTTCATCGGCGATGGGCTGCGCGACGCGCTCGACGCCCGGCAGGCGCAACGGAGCTGA
- a CDS encoding ABC transporter ATP-binding protein, producing MTPANQGPPLLSVERLITEFRSAEGTVRAVDEVSYQIWPGETLAVVGESGSGKSVTAMSVLGLIPRPPGRIAGGRILFEGRDLLTVPPAEMRAIRGKAISMIFQDPMTSLNPVLTVGFQIAEAMLAHGDMGRAEAAERAVELLRTVGVPNAAERYQQFPHQFSGGMRQRALIAMAIANRPRLVIADEPTTALDVTIQAQVFEALRLAQAETQAAMVLITHDMGLVAELADRVVVMYGGRVVETTDVRTLFHAPRHPYTRGLLASLPRMHERSERLTPIPGAPPSLVNRPSGCAFHPRCAHSAGRLPCRTEVPAMREVEPAHWSACHYAEELQDSRGRAEA from the coding sequence ATGACGCCAGCGAACCAAGGTCCGCCGCTGCTTTCGGTGGAGCGGCTGATCACCGAGTTCCGCAGCGCCGAGGGCACGGTGCGGGCTGTCGACGAGGTGTCGTACCAGATCTGGCCCGGCGAGACGCTCGCGGTGGTGGGCGAATCCGGTTCCGGCAAGAGCGTCACCGCCATGTCGGTGCTGGGCCTCATCCCGCGACCGCCCGGCCGGATCGCCGGCGGGCGCATCCTGTTCGAGGGGCGCGACCTGCTGACGGTGCCGCCGGCCGAGATGCGGGCCATTCGCGGCAAGGCCATCTCGATGATCTTCCAGGATCCGATGACTTCGCTCAACCCGGTGCTGACCGTCGGCTTCCAGATCGCCGAAGCGATGCTGGCGCATGGCGACATGGGGCGTGCCGAGGCCGCCGAGCGCGCGGTGGAACTGCTGCGCACCGTGGGCGTACCCAATGCCGCCGAGCGCTACCAGCAGTTCCCGCACCAGTTCTCGGGCGGCATGCGGCAGCGTGCGCTGATCGCCATGGCGATCGCCAACCGGCCGCGGCTGGTGATTGCGGACGAGCCGACCACGGCGCTCGACGTGACGATCCAGGCGCAGGTGTTCGAAGCGCTGCGGCTGGCGCAGGCCGAGACACAGGCGGCGATGGTGCTGATTACCCACGACATGGGACTGGTGGCCGAACTCGCCGACCGGGTGGTGGTGATGTATGGCGGCCGGGTGGTCGAGACCACCGACGTGCGGACGCTGTTCCACGCACCACGCCATCCCTACACCAGGGGGCTGCTGGCCAGCCTGCCGCGGATGCATGAGCGCTCCGAGCGGCTGACGCCGATCCCGGGCGCGCCGCCGAGCCTCGTCAACCGTCCCTCCGGCTGCGCCTTTCATCCACGCTGCGCGCATTCGGCCGGTCGGCTGCCGTGTCGCACGGAGGTGCCGGCCATGCGTGAGGTGGAGCCGGCACACTGGTCGGCCTGCCATTATGCCGAGGAGCTCCAGGACAGCCGGGGAAGGGCCGAAGCATGA